A DNA window from Caretta caretta isolate rCarCar2 chromosome 7, rCarCar1.hap1, whole genome shotgun sequence contains the following coding sequences:
- the LOC125639870 gene encoding uncharacterized protein LOC125639870, producing the protein MKDRGHNRDPKQCRMKLKELRQAYQKTREVNSRSALEPKACCFYDELHAILGGSATTTPAMLFDSFNGDGGNMEAGFGDEEDDDDEVVDSSQQASGETGFPDSQELFLTLDLEPVPPEPTQGCLPDPPGGEGTSAACVSRITESSPSQRLAKIRRRKKRTRNEMFSELMLSSHTDRAQTNAWRQTMSECRKAQNDREERWQAEESKWRAEERAEAERWQQRDERRQDSMLRLLEDQTNMLQCMVELQERQQEHRSPLQPLCNQPPSSPSSIASPSRHPRTRLGGLRPTSHSTPEDCPSNRRLAFNKF; encoded by the exons atgaaggacagaggccataacagggacccgaagcagtgccgcatgaaacttaaggagctgagacaagcctaccagaaaaccagagaggtgaacagccGCTCCGCATTAGAGCCCAAagcatgctgcttctatgatgagctgcatgccattttagggggttcagccaccactaccccagccatgttgtttgactccttcaatggagatggaggcaatatggaagcaggttttggggacgaggaagatgatgatgatgaggttgtagatagctcacagcaagcaagtggagaaaccggttttcccgacagccaggaactgtttctcaccctggacctggagccagtaccccccgaacccacccaaggctgcctcccggacccgccaggtggagaagggacctctg ctgcatgtgtttcaaggatcacagaatcttctccttcccagaggctagcgaagattagaaggcgaaaaaaacgcactcgcaatgaaatgttctctgagctcatgctgtcctcccacactgacagagcacagacgaatgcgtggaggcagacaatgtcagagtgcaggaaagcacaaaatgacagggaggagaggtggcaggctgaagagagtaagtggagggctgaagagagggctgaagctgaaaggtggcagcagcgtgatgagaggaggcaggattcaatgctgcggctgctggaggatcaaaccaatatgctccagtgtatggttgagctgcaggaaaggcagcaggagcacagatcgccgctacagcccctgtgtaaccaaccaccctcctccccaagttccatagcctccccatccagacacccaagaacgcggttggggggcctccggccaaccagccactccaccccagaggattgcccaagcaacagaaggctggcattcaataagttttaa